The DNA window aagatgctgcagaagcagatgtGGAGGAGTCTGCTGCTCatctcctgcagaagcagccccGCCTTGCTGTGGGGACAGAGAGGTGCTCTTCAGACACAGCAAGGAGGAGACAGACCCCAGGGTTGGAGACCTGGGCTGATCCCCATGACACTGACACTTGCGTTTGGAGGGAAAAGCCTATGGCACCCCTTGCCCTGCTGTCTGCCTCCCTCTCGGACCCAGGACTGGGGGTGGCCCCTGCCTGGGAGAGGTGCCGTTAGGGCTGCCCAGCAGTGGGGAGGCCAAGCTGGGGGCTGCGGCAAGTACCTCATGGAGGCGATGGTCAGCATGGCTTGCCGCCACACCACAGTACCCAGGTGGTCAGTGGGCTCCTcttgcagcagcacctgtgcagcacagcagggtggGATGGATCGGGATGGGGCAGTCTCCCTTGCCCATCAAAAGCCTgcggggctggcagagcccaggtgcCACCATCCCAGCACTCCCTCCGCACCCAGTGGACCTAAGCCCCATGGTGGGAAGGGCTGTGCccatcacagaaccacaggctGGCCGAGAGACCTGCAAACGTCATTGGGTCCaagccccagctccagccaggcCACGTAGCTGGCTTTCaagcatctccaaggatggagacccaGAGCAGTGCTCACATGCACCCCACTGcccggctgagccctctcctgcccccagggctctgcccacTGCCCActgccccctgcccctgcctcacCTCGATGgcctccaccacctccagcaAACAGAAGTAAAGCATGTCCCATGTTGTGGAGCCCGCGCTGCTGGTGCTACAGATGGTGTAGATGGAGGCCAGAAACTtcagcttctcctcctcttgctgccagccagggaggggacaggcGGCCAGAGAGCGTCAGGGGGGTGAGACaggttgggggggaggggggcagcacagcccccagcacctTGCGAGCGTGGGATGGGGGCAGAAAGACTGGTCAGGAGACATGGGCGCAGCCTCATAGAATTGGCCTTGGATACCTTTGGTCTGCTCCTGAGGAAGGCTCGGATGATGTCCAGGTTATCCTCGTTCTGCCCGGGCAGAGCCAAGGTGGAGCAGCACGGATCTGGCCgagagaaggcaggcagggctggggggcgaGCAGGGGACAAAAAGCCAagccctctgcccagctcccagggatgTCACCAGTCCTGGCTCAAGGCTGGGACACAGGTGTCCCCTGTGAGCCCCAGGGGCAAGGGCGCAATGCTGGAGGGCAGCACGGGGAGGGGGGTCTGGCGTGCCCAGGTGAGGGACAGGCTACCACCAGCTGGCAGGGAGGATCCCTGTCCCGGGGTGCCGTGACAGGGCTGGCTCCCTGGCCACTGTGCCATGGGAGCCCCGatgccagcctggctgggcaaCGCGAGCGCGGGACcgggcagggacgggcaggcagccccctgcccgcaGCGCCTGCACACTCACCCGCCTGCAGCGGCTGGACCTTGCACATCTCGCTTGGCTTTGGCCCGGAGTGGGGAGCCAGGGCAGCTACACCCTCCTTCTCCCCGCAGGCCTGCCTGGGCCTGCTAGGGGGTCTCCCTGCCATCCTGCGGAGGAAAGGGGTGAGGGGGACCCTGTGCCCCAcagggctgccctgccaggggcagaggggcagaggtggccaTGCTTGGGGGGCTCTTTGCTCTCACCCTGTCCTAACACCGTCCTCCCAGACACTGGGGGGGACAGCACTGGGTGATCCAGGGTGTCACAAAGTGCCCCAATAGCACTCCCCCGGGGGGCACCCACAGActgcccccttcccctcttccccaggaCCCCTCCTTGCcccggagggggggggggggggggtgagactgactccctcttcctcctcctgctacGGGGCTGGGGTTTACCTGTAGCGGGGCACCCCCCTTGTCGCAGGGACCCCTCTGTACCCTGTCCCCTTGCTCCCAGGGGCTGGTGCCGCCCAACCTGCAGCTGGGCtaagctgggctgcagcccccagcccctcgggcACGCTGAGActcttttctcttccacacACGAGGCCCGGGACGAGGCCCGCGGGGCTCCCCTCGCTCGAAGGCTGCTGGGCACTCGGAGGGGCCGGACGCCCTCCCGTGCGCTCAGCCGCAGGGACGCACAACTGCGGGGGGCGGCCGCGTTCCCCGCTTACTAGTTGCCACGCGCCTGGAGGGTTCCACCAGCTggcaccgggcggggggggcggggtgggacggggctcctcgctcccctccccggggcacagggccccgccgcgccgtAGGAGCCGAGGTGGGgcccccgggcccggcggggccagCGCCGAGGTGGGTGGGCAGACAGGTCGGTGCCAGGGGACGGGCAGGAGGAGGTAGGGGGGCAGGCCAGGGCGGCAGGAGCCGTGGGGCATTAGACATGGTAATTTAGGTGAATAAAGtggatttggtttggtttgggttttgtgttgttctttttttttttattttttatttaaaacagagtcCTCCAGAGCTCGGGTCTGGCCAAAGctgagggaagggggcagaCCCTCACAGAGGGCAGAGCCGCAGCATGATATGGGTGCCAGCAGGGTCAGGGGGCCACGCGCCATCCCCCGCTCCGGCGCTGCCGGCCCCAGGAGGGTGGTTGCACGAAGGACATGGGGCGCAGCACCAGGGACAAGGGTTTCATGACCCAGGTGCAGCGGCTCCGGGGCCAGCGGGCTAGGAGCTGTCAGGGACATGGGAGCTGGGGGCTGTAGCCCTCCGCTTCAGGGGGATGATGcagatgctggttttggcttctTTGATTCTCCACCACCGGCCAAGCCTGCAGatgagagagatggaggtcaccCTCCACCGAGCCCTCGAGGCAGTGGAGGCTGTGCCCCCagccagtgctggggaagggggatggTACCAGTGCTCCTGCCCGAGGCCGGCCACCAGGAAGTCACCGGCTGCCGAGAACTCGAGGCTGTTgacaaaacccacctggaggggacagggcagggtgAGAGGCTCAcgcagcctcctcctgctgcccagggaggggagaaccCGCCGAGagacacccccagcccagctccagcatccCCAACCTCCTGACCCATACCAACGGGATAGCCCAGAGGGGCTCCAGCTTCCAAAATCCCTCACTGCACTTCCAGAGCTTCACACTAGCACTGTGGGAGCCTAGGGTAGAGAGAGGAGACTGCCATGCACCCcaacctggggcaggggcaggggcaggggcagggcagaccccctgcacccccaaacccttGCTCCAAAGCAGCTGCCCCACACCTGTAGCCAGGAGGTCACTGTTGCGCAGGGCAGCCACCGCCAAGATGCAGTACGGCTGCTGCAGGCCCTGGGCGTCCTGCATGCCGTGCGCCTGCCGGGCCAGCACCAGCGGCTTCTTCTTCGCCAGCCCCCACAGGGCTACAGACCtaccagggaggggaggcatGAGGGGGTTGCAGGAGGGGGCTTTGCCCCAGGCACTGTCGCGGCCCCGTGCTCACCTGTCATCGGCACCCGACACTACGTGCTCCTCGCTGATGAGCTGGATGAAATCAGTGGAGCCCCTACAAAGAGAAGGGGCAACTACCATCAGTTACAAGCGTGCTTTGGGATCCTGCTTAggagtgtcgtggtttagccggcagctcagccccacacagtcgctcgctcactcccccaccggtagatgggggaaagaatcagaagggtaacgctcgcgggttgggataagaacagtttaatgattaaaattaaaagaaacaacaacagaaatgcaatgtaaaggagaacaacgagaggcgcaaagccccgggggaggggaagggaggggggaggggaacgaaccgccgaatactggtcatggtgtcacatggtatggaatgaacatgccattggccagtcggggtcagctgcccccaccatggccctgccccccGCCCACCACCacacgcggcagagcgcgggaagctggaaaggtagccgacccccacagtgagaaGAATTAACCCcgtctcagccaaaaccagcacaaggagACAAGGGCTCACTGGGACATCAGTGTCTCCAGTATGCCAGCAGGCTTCTGGTGATGCTTGGCACCCTCACACCACTGCCCCAGCCGGACCCACTTGCCCACAACCCCCTCTCCCGCCCCAGACCTACTGGTGCCCATAAAACACGAGCTGTGACTCCTCGGGGATCTTCCAGAGCCGCACGGTGCCGTCCCGTCCCCCCGCCGTCACACAGCACTCACGGCTCAGGCTGTCCAGCCCCGTGATGACATCCTGCTGCCCGAACCTGGAGGGGGAGGTGGCAAAGAGCTGCGGCAGGCACAGCCCCCCGCCACATTTCTTTCCCCAGGTGAGGGAGGCTcagtggggtgtgtgtgtccccagGCTCTTACAGGGTCTCCATGTCTGCGTTCTCCGCCACGTTCCAGACCTTGACGCAGCGGTCATGGGAGGCACTGTACAGCTGGTGCGTGCCCTTCCGGAAGGACAGGCCCTGCGGACGGACAGCCGGACATAGGGGGAGTGGTGAGGGGCACCGGGGAGGACagtgctgcctggccctgcaggtGTCGCAGCCAATGCCCCCGACTCACCGAGACGGCATCGCGGTGCCCAGTGAAGATGTGCAGGCACTTGCAGGTGGCGGTGTCCCAGACCATGATCAGCTTGTTCCTGTCTCCCGTAGCCTGGCAGAACACAGGGGATACCCAAGACCTGCCCCATGAGGACCCACCACACATCCCAGCCTATGCTCCCACCCCAAGCGCTTTGGAGGGTCCCAGGGACGCCTTCTTGGCTCCAGTGGAGGTAGGGGCTGCTTGAAGCCAGCAAAGTACACCTGGGCACGAGATACCGCTCTCCGCAGGACCCCAGGAGGAGATGcactccccaccagcacccctccGCAACATACATGGCGGCACCAGCCCCCTCTCCTGTACCAGGTACTTGCCATCCGATGAGATGGCCATGCAGAGGACGTGGGATGCGTGCGCCATGTGCCGCTCCTCGGTGCCCTTCTTCCCCCCGGGCACCACGCACGGCCTCCTCCCGCTCTCCACCTCCCCTACGGGAAAGGCATCGCCGTCACGCCCTGGGAACCTCCCAACATATTGGGAAGCGCCAACGAGCCTCCCACAGAGCCCAAAACGATGCACGTGCACATCCCTGGAAGGGGCAGGGGCCCAGCCACCTCCACAGGCACCcacgctcctgctgctgcagggtccctccctgcagggtTCAGGCTGGGAGAACAGCCAGTCGCGGCCCCAAGGGAACACTTGCATTTGATGCAGGAGCCGTCCTTGGAAGCCGAAAAGATGAACCTGTCATCTGGAGAGATGACCAGGCAGGTGACGGGCAGCTGGTGCCCCCGCAGCACTCGAATGCTGGCTGGATCCGGAGGCTGCACCTGCAGGGAGAGCGGGATGTGAGCTGGGCCTCCCTCGGTCCCTTCCCCTGGCATGGGAGTACCCAAgcacagctccctccctcctccagggcACCAGCCCCCGGCACCCTGGGCAGAAGGAGGGCCCTGGTCCCGGAGCCAGCACCGTAACTCGGGGTGCCGGCCCTGGCTGTGCGCGAGTGCCCCCAAAGCCGGCACTTAGAGCCTGGCagccccccggcgcccccagcGCTGGGCACTTACGTCTTTGGCGACCAGGCGCTGCAGCCGacccttctgctccagctgggcaAGAAGCGGGAGGCTCAGTggaggcggccccggccccgcgggagCGGGGCagagcccgccgccgccgccgctgccgggaCTGGGGGGACGCGCCCGCCCCGCTGCTCACCACGTCCTCTTTCAGCCGGTCGCCGATGAGATCCGCCGGATgcgtctcctcctcctcctctgccgcCGCCCGCTCCTCCTCTGTGGCGGACGCGGGGCGTGAGGGCCGGGCTCAGCACCGAGGGCTGCAcgcccctctgccccaccgGGGTACCGGCACCGGGCGGCACTCACCGTGCTGGCGGAGCTCCTCCAGGTACAGCTTGGCCAGGCGCAGCTTCTTCTCCTGCGGCgtctcctccacctcctcctctaccgccgcctcccgccgccgccgccgtcccaACGACGGGCTGCGGGGACAGGCGTGAGCACCGGCACCGGCTTCCCCCCGCGGCGCGGCTCGTACCTCTCCGGCTCGGAGTCGCTGGACACCTCCTCGTCGACGGGCCGGACGGCCGCCGCCCGCGACCTCCTCTCGGCGCCCAGGACCTGAGGAACGAACCGGGGTGACCCCAGGGACGGAATCGGACGGGACGGGACACGGACACCGACCAGAGCGACCTCGCAGGGGCAGTCACTCCGCAGCCCCctccgcccggcccggcccggccctcaccgccgcccgcggccgccgccgtcCCGCCACCCCGCGTGGGGCTTTGGCCCTACAGCTGCCCACCGCCGCCATGCTGCCGCTCCACGTGCTGCCCGTCCCGCCGGCCTCAGGGGCTCGCCCCGCGCCTATTGGCTGCAGCTGACTAGGtccccctcccgccgcgcctgcggccccgcccccgcttCCTATCGGCGGGCCGCGCTGTCACTCGAGTAGTGACGGCTCTGCCGCGCCCCCCGGTGCTGCTGGGCCTGCCCCCTCGGCGACACGGCCCGCCCCCTGGTGCTGACAGCCACGCCCCCTCGGCGGCTTGCCCCGCCCCCGGTGCTTGCTGGCCCCGGCCTCTCGGCGCAACGACACGCcccctggtgctgcctggcttcTGGTCCCGTAGCACGGCCTTTGCGGGCTCCCAAGGACCCCGGCCTTGGCTGTCGCCGGGGGTAGTGGTGGGACGGCCTGTCCCGGCGATGCTCTCAAGCGCTAAAACCGGCTTTTGTTCGGAAGCTTTATTTTGCGCATTTAGTGTCTTGTCTCTGGCACCTGGGGAGGCGTGGAAGGGCAGCGGGAGCACCCTTCGGCTGCTCCAAGTTAGGCAACAGGCTCGCTTCCTCAAGGATAAGCAGCCAAAGAGTGTCACCACGCGTACCCAGAGCATCCTGGAAGGGCTGCTGACTGCAGGCGGGTGGTCTCCCTTTTGGAGATCGCTCAAAGGCGACGGCTCCGCTGAGGGCTTGGTTTCCCGGTGTGACCTCCTGAGGgcgaaaaggggaaaaggggatAGCAGCATTAAGGTGTGACCCTCTCAGGACCATAAAGCCCCTTTGTGTTAGGTAAAATGGCCACTCAGAAGGCAGTTAACGCCCACGATTTTGTCTCTTCACCGGCTGTACCATCTTTTGGAGGTGCACCAATCTCGCCCCTCACCCCGGGGACAAGATTGGGTGAAAAAACATTGGTTTCAACCGCAGAGTGTAGTAGGCAGGATAAGGGTAGTGTAGAAGGNNNNNNNNNNNNNNNNNNNNNNNNNNNNNNNNNNNNNNNNNNNNNNNNNNNNNNNNNNNNNNNNNNNNNNNNNNNNNNNNNNNNNNNNNNNNNNNNNNNNNNNNNNNNNNNNNNNNNNNNNNNNNNNNNNNNNNNNNNNNNNNNNNNNNNNNNNNNNNNNNNNNNNNNNNNNNNNNNNNNNNNNNNNNNNNNNNNNNNNNACCGGCGCTGCTtaccagcacctgcagcatgcTGTCCATCGTGGCCAGGGTCTGTGAGGGGGACAGAGTCTTGGGGCAGCCCTAGAAgcctgggtggggtggggggtgggcaTGGCTGCACCCTGCGGTGCCCAGGAAGGGGCCTCGGGGTGGGGGAGCTCCCCGTGGCTCACCCCGTGGCATACCTCGGAGTAGAGAGAAGCCTCAGGGCCCTGGGTGTCCTGCGGAGGGAGGTGGaagatgctgcagaagcagataTGGAGGAGTCTACTGCTCatctcctgcagaagcagccccGCCTTGCTGTGGGGACAGAGAGGTGCTCTTCAGACACAGCAAGGAGGAGACAGACCCCAGGGTTGGAGACCTGGGCTGATCCCCGTGACACTGACACTTGCATTTGGAGGGAAAAGCCTATGGCACCCCTTGCCCTGCTGTCTGCCTCCCTCTTGGACCCAGGACTGGGGGTGGCCCCTGCCTGGGAGAGGTGCCGTTAGGGCTGCCCAGCAGTGGGGAGGCCAAGCTGGGGGCTGCGGCAAGTACCTCATGGAGGCGATGGTCAGCATGGCTTGCCGCCACACCACAGTACCCAGGTGGTCAGTGGGCTCCTcttgcagcagcacctgtgcagcacagcagggtggGATGGATCGGGATGGGGCAGTCTCCCTTGCCCATCAAAAGCCTgcggggctggcagagcccaggtgcCACCATCCCAGcactccctccccacccagTGGTCCCAAGCCCCATGGTGGGA is part of the Phalacrocorax aristotelis chromosome 6, bGulAri2.1, whole genome shotgun sequence genome and encodes:
- the LOC142058285 gene encoding uncharacterized protein LOC142058285, whose protein sequence is MCKVQPLQAALPAFSRPDPCCSTLALPGQNEDNLDIIRAFLRSRPKQEEEKLKFLASIYTICSTSSAGSTTWDMLYFCLLEVVEAIEVLLQEEPTDHLGTVVWRQAMLTIASMSKAGLLLQEMSSRLLHICFCSIFHLPPQDTQGPEASLYSETLATMDSMLQVLEVTPGNQALSGAVAFERSPKGRPPACSQQPFQDALGSGGGAAGAAGGGPSQLQPIGAGRAPEAGGTGSTWSGSMAAVGSCRAKAPRGVAGRRRPRAAVLGAERRSRAAAVRPVDEEVSSDSEPESPSLGRRRRREAAVEEEVEETPQEKKLRLAKLYLEELRQHEEERAAAEEEEETHPADLIGDRLKEDVLEQKGRLQRLVAKDVQPPDPASIRVLRGHQLPVTCLVISPDDRFIFSASKDGSCIKWEVESGRRPCVVPGGKKGTEERHMAHASHVLCMAISSDGKYLATGDRNKLIMVWDTATCKCLHIFTGHRDAVSGLSFRKGTHQLYSASHDRCVKVWNVAENADMETLFGQQDVITGLDSLSRECCVTAGGRDGTVRLWKIPEESQLVFYGHQ